The Ruminococcus bovis genome includes a region encoding these proteins:
- a CDS encoding sigma factor-like helix-turn-helix DNA-binding protein, with the protein MNCVKCGKKINGSEMFCKVCGTNNKVTTDIVNSAIDGNKESLSFLYKLTYKDMYKTVKFAGCPKDSINEVMKDSYVLGFSNLSGLSHPDRFSSWIDKIAIYRTINQLKDTVVDSFPVSDGEDEEVEFIPEMLKELPNKLVGEKKAKEYIDKILGALSVEQRMTIVIFYYNKLSIKEISHGTGCSENTVKDRLNTGKMAVEKQVEALQKKGTNTYGLAPISYLLLLFESFNNIKGEFDDKSLLNSILENSTATEEDNVPVVNSKKEEKEEPKEEPKEEPKEEPKEEPKEEPKENSDEAVAPINVKDISSLAPVDVDDEPTEEENKEDTDTKENIEDVKVEELSDKEDNSTEENKTENVEATKVIPTEEIKESTLTLDVPLDTYELGGSTDSDNLDVESNYDVPSHAMDIDDDDFEREGKSLGFKIGIGVVVFIVVIALTVAGYLFYDYNYSDDPIIKHETTTQSTTVNTSTTTPTSTVPTTVDPDKAKLTNAETVKMISLLLPTDSHHTPNFVSASASDLIDMCINSATNSANDENAKSLVGDFKKDSNGFYIKKDDVVTAVKSVFGKDVSSSKYDGAYKLKDNKFYTDNPASGDAYNHSYKIEKIITDDGNALNVYYTYYDNTAKKLRYNHAGVVRNNGDTDYPFTLYGSEELTKSEYKDAIGK; encoded by the coding sequence ATGAACTGCGTTAAATGTGGTAAGAAAATAAACGGTAGTGAAATGTTTTGTAAAGTGTGTGGCACTAACAACAAGGTTACTACCGATATAGTTAATAGTGCCATTGATGGCAACAAGGAGTCTTTATCATTCCTTTATAAACTAACATATAAGGATATGTACAAGACAGTTAAATTTGCAGGTTGTCCTAAGGATAGCATTAATGAAGTAATGAAAGACAGCTATGTTCTGGGTTTTAGTAACCTATCAGGACTTAGCCATCCCGATAGATTTTCTTCTTGGATTGACAAGATTGCAATTTACCGTACAATCAATCAGCTAAAGGATACTGTTGTAGATTCTTTCCCTGTATCAGACGGTGAAGATGAAGAAGTTGAGTTTATTCCTGAAATGCTAAAGGAATTGCCTAACAAACTTGTAGGTGAGAAAAAGGCTAAGGAATATATCGACAAAATCCTAGGTGCTTTATCTGTTGAACAGAGAATGACAATTGTTATTTTCTACTACAACAAGCTAAGTATTAAAGAAATTTCTCATGGTACAGGCTGTTCCGAAAATACAGTTAAGGATAGACTTAACACAGGTAAAATGGCAGTTGAAAAGCAAGTAGAGGCATTACAGAAAAAGGGTACAAATACTTATGGTCTTGCACCTATTTCTTATTTACTTCTATTATTTGAAAGTTTCAACAACATTAAGGGTGAATTTGATGATAAGTCACTTCTTAATTCTATATTAGAAAATAGCACTGCTACAGAAGAAGATAATGTACCGGTTGTTAATTCTAAGAAAGAAGAAAAGGAAGAACCTAAGGAAGAACCTAAGGAAGAACCTAAGGAAGAACCTAAGGAAGAACCTAAGGAAGAACCAAAGGAAAATTCCGATGAAGCAGTAGCACCTATTAATGTAAAGGACATTAGTTCTTTAGCACCAGTAGATGTTGATGATGAACCTACCGAAGAAGAAAACAAAGAAGATACAGATACTAAAGAAAACATTGAAGATGTAAAGGTAGAAGAATTATCTGATAAGGAAGATAATTCTACTGAAGAAAATAAAACTGAAAATGTAGAGGCAACTAAGGTAATTCCTACAGAAGAAATTAAGGAATCAACACTTACTCTTGATGTACCACTTGATACTTATGAACTTGGTGGTAGTACTGATAGTGATAATCTTGATGTTGAAAGCAACTATGATGTACCATCTCACGCTATGGATATTGATGATGATGACTTTGAAAGGGAAGGCAAAAGCCTTGGTTTCAAAATCGGTATCGGTGTTGTAGTATTTATTGTTGTAATTGCGTTAACAGTAGCAGGTTACTTATTCTATGATTACAATTATAGTGATGACCCAATTATTAAGCATGAAACAACTACTCAGAGTACTACAGTTAACACATCAACAACTACTCCAACTTCAACAGTACCAACAACAGTTGACCCTGATAAGGCAAAGCTAACTAATGCTGAAACAGTAAAGATGATTAGCTTACTACTTCCAACAGATAGCCACCATACACCTAACTTTGTATCAGCATCAGCAAGTGACCTAATTGATATGTGTATCAACTCAGCTACTAACTCAGCAAATGACGAAAATGCAAAGAGCCTTGTAGGTGACTTTAAGAAAGACAGCAACGGTTTCTATATTAAGAAAGATGATGTTGTTACAGCAGTAAAGAGTGTATTCGGTAAAGATGTAAGCAGTAGTAAATATGATGGTGCTTATAAGTTAAAGGATAATAAGTTCTATACTGATAATCCTGCATCAGGTGATGCTTATAACCATAGTTATAAGATTGAAAAGATTATTACTGATGATGGTAATGCACTAAATGTTTACTATACTTATTATGACAATACTGCAAAGAAACTAAGATACAACCATGCCGGTGTTGTAAGAAATAACGGTGATACTGATTATCCATTTACTCTATACGGTAGTGAAGAACTAACAAAGAGTGAATATAAGGATGCAATCGGTAAGTAA